In Neomonachus schauinslandi chromosome 6, ASM220157v2, whole genome shotgun sequence, a genomic segment contains:
- the LOC110573970 gene encoding LOW QUALITY PROTEIN: Parkinson disease protein 7 homolog (The sequence of the model RefSeq protein was modified relative to this genomic sequence to represent the inferred CDS: deleted 1 base in 1 codon) translates to MASKRALVILAKGAEEMETVIPVDVMRRAGIKVTIAGLAGKDPVQCSRDVVICPDASLEDAKKEGPYDVVVLPGGNLGAQNLSESAAVKEILKEQERRKGLIAAICAGPTALLAHEIGFGSKVTTHPLAKDKMMNGSHYSYSENRVERDGLILTSRGPGTSFEFALAIVEALNGKDVADQVKAPLVLKD, encoded by the exons atgGCTTCGAAAAGAGCTCTGGTCATCCTGGCCAAAGGAGCAGAGGAGATGGAGACAGTCATCCCCGTAGATGTCATGAGGCGAGCTGGAATTAAAGTCACCATCGCGGGTCTGGCTGGGAAAGACCCGGTACAGTGTAGCCGAGATGTCGTCATTTGTCCTGATGCCAGTCTGGAAGATGCA AAAAAAGAGGGACCTTATGACGTAGTGGTTCTGCCAGGAGGCAATCTGGGTGCGCAGAATTTATCTGAGTCTGCTGCTGTGAAGGAGATACTGAAggaacaagaaagaaggaagggccTCATAGCTGCCATCTGTGCAGGTCCTACGGCTCTTTTGGCTCATGAAATAGGTTTTGGAAGCAAAGTTACAACACACCCACTTGCTAAAGACAAAATGATGAATGGAAGTCATTACAGCTATTCCGAGAACCGTGTGGAGAGGGACGGCCTGATCCTCACGAGCCGCGGGCCTGGAACCAGCTTTGAGTTCGCTCTCGCGATCGTCGAGGCACTGAATGGCAAGGACGTGGCTGACCAAGTGAAGGCCCCGCTCGTTCTTAAAGATTAG